One Nitrospira sp. DNA window includes the following coding sequences:
- a CDS encoding Peptidase M23B, giving the protein MKGSDDGGREPGCVIWGMKANGARVNPYALLELPFPQNPASATPVLAVPALPTKEDAAPTAVGSDTR; this is encoded by the coding sequence GTGAAAGGTTCCGATGATGGGGGACGGGAGCCGGGTTGCGTCATTTGGGGAATGAAGGCGAACGGCGCCCGGGTGAATCCCTATGCGCTGCTGGAACTCCCCTTTCCCCAGAATCCCGCCTCAGCCACACCGGTCCTCGCAGTTCCGGCGCTTCCGACCAAAGAAGATGCCGCTCCGACCGCCGTCGGGAGCGATACACGCTGA
- a CDS encoding Two-component transcriptional response regulator, LuxR family: MTMTPFDILIAEDNEDDILLIQEAFSEGNIINRIAVVRDGEEALAYLRGEERFRRTPLPGMLLLDINMPKKNGLEVLEEIKADIRLRALPVIMLTVSERDEDILRAFAQGACSYIRKPVTLSRFIAVVKEFERYWSLVSKIPTLAR, from the coding sequence ATGACGATGACACCGTTCGATATTCTGATCGCGGAGGACAACGAAGACGACATCCTGCTGATCCAGGAGGCCTTCTCGGAAGGGAACATCATCAACCGGATCGCCGTCGTCAGGGACGGTGAGGAGGCCTTGGCCTATTTGCGCGGTGAGGAGCGTTTTCGCAGAACTCCCCTGCCCGGCATGCTGCTCCTCGATATCAACATGCCCAAGAAGAACGGACTCGAAGTGCTGGAGGAAATCAAGGCGGACATCCGCCTTCGTGCGTTGCCGGTGATCATGTTGACGGTCAGCGAACGCGATGAGGATATTTTGCGGGCCTTTGCCCAGGGCGCCTGCTCCTACATCCGAAAGCCGGTCACCCTGTCCCGATTCATCGCGGTGGTCAAGGAATTCGAACGGTACTGGAGTCTCGTCTCAAAAATTCCCACGCTGGCCAGGTAA